TTGACTTTTGCGTTGAAAGATTCAGCGCCGGCATTGGTGGAACGGTTGACAAAGTAATTCAGGATTGTGTCATAGTGGTTGCGGAATGTTTCTGTAACAGTGCGGAATTGGCCTCCGGCCATTTTCTCCACTTTGTCGTACCATCGGGCAAGATTCAGCCGGGCAGTGTCCTTATCAACTTTTTGGTTGAATATGCGGGTGAGGTCCATGGCAAGATCATACGCGTGTTTCAGCTCGGGATAAAATTCAAAAATGATGTCGGCTCTCCATTGCTGGGACTTCGTCCATTTGGAGGCATGTTTTGTCAGAATGTATTTGGCACGTGCAAGGAGCTGTTTCCGGGTGTCGCCGTTGGCATAACGGTAAGGAACATACGGAATGCCCTCCCTGCGACAGCGTGCAATCTCTTCGTTTTCAATATCCCTTGCCATCCACCGCAGAGATATCCGCAGCTCGTCTATGGCATCGTAGTAGAGTTTATGGACATGAAAACGGTCGTTGGTCACGATGGCTTTGGGGAATGACCGACGGGCTATGAGCATCATGGATGACGAAAGGTCGAGCGTTATCTCTCTTACCGTCTTTCGTCTGGCAGAAGATATCTTCTCAAGAACTGCAATGACCGTTTCAGCCCTGGTACCACGTATCGCCGCAACAAGCGCGCCCTTCCCGCCGTGAGCGTCACGGTTGGTGACAAAGGTATAGAGCTCGCCGCAGCTGAGCGAAGACTCGTCGATGGCCAGGTTCGGACCGATGTTCTGCGGATATAGCACGTACCCATCGGCGTGACACAGCTGCTTCCACTGCCTGTAGCCACTGAAAATCTCCTTATACTGCCGCGATAGGTTGGAGCCATTTACACCGTAATGAGCACCGATTGAGCGTATGCTCTCAGGGGTGGATTCAATCCTCCTCTTTTAAAAAAGCAACGAACTCAGGGGTCAGGCGGCTGCCTTCTTCCGTCAGATCGTAGTCATAGGTAAAGATACTCCCGTCTTCCATGTCGCGCCACTTACGCCGTCGCACATGCAAGTATACCGCCTTCCCGCGAATCGGAAAATCCTGTATCACACGTTCTTCGGTAAAGCCATATTCGCGGACAGTACCCTTCTTGTAATCTTCGCGAGACATATAACCACGCTCGTCAAGCCAGTAATCCAGCCGTTCGTACGTTTCCTCGTAGTTGACAAACTCAAAGTTGGCCGTGATAATCTCCGGAAAGATTGTTTTTAATATCTGCCATTGTTTCATACCGCAAAGTTAGCAAGACTATCACATTTTAACAACCTGTTTTTTACATTGACCCCAAAATGCTACCATACTCACAGCCAACAGAATTAATATCTTAAAAGTAAACTTATCCAAAGTTTGCCCCCTATTTGCGTCCCTCAAAAATGGAAAGATTTCTTCCATTTCTTCTTTTATAGTGAGCCTAAACCAGGATAGACAAATACTTCCATAAAGCAGTTGTCTCGGCTTCAACAATCAACTTCTTAAAATCTTCCGGCAACTGTTCCGTATGTGACTTTTCCAAAGCCTCCTGAATCGGATATAGAAAAACCCTTCCAGAAAACATCTGAAAGGGCTTCGTGAGGTTCCTGGCGGATTCGAACCGCCGTACACGGTTTTGCAGACCGCTGACTAAGCCACTCATCCAAGGAACCATTATTTCTCGTTTGCGGTTGCAAAGGTAGTACAAATTTTGAAACTACCAACTATCCGCAGCAATTTTTCTTTGTACTTTTTTTCTTTACATCACATTCTCTGCGTTTCTTCTCCATCATATCCTTTAGTTCACAGCCACTTACGCAGCTGTCACAAGGATTCTGATTTTCTCGCGTATGACGAAAAAAAAGAAATATCCCATATATGACGCGGGCAATGCAGAGCACAACGAGTACTCCGACTACCCACTCTTGCCAATTATTCATACAAACAATCCTCCAATCTGATAAACAGCAAATGATACAAGCCAAGCTAATGCCGTTGTATAGCAGGCAGCAAAAAGTGCCCATTTCCAACTACCCGATTCCTGTTTGATAGCCGCTATCGCCGCAATACACGGGAAGTAAATTAATACAAACAGCATATAACAGAAAGCAACCAATGGAGTAATCGGAATACGTTCTGCCAAACTTACCGAGGCAGCATCCGGATCATCTGCATACAAAACGCCTAACGTACTTACCACCAATTCTTTCGCCCCTACACCGGAAAGCAAGCCAATACCTAATTTCCAATCAAATCCCAATGGCTTTATTACCGGCTCTATTCCACGCCCCAACTGACCGATATAGGAATTTTCCTGCTGCTCGGCAACCGTTTCATAGGCATCGTGATTCGGATAATATCCCAAAAACCAGATAATAATAGAAGCAATCATAATAATTCCTCCCATCTTTTTCAGATACTGTGCTCCCTTTTCCCATGTATGACGGAAGATAGACTTCGCAGTCGGCATTCGGTAAGGAGGAAGTTCCATCACAAACGGCGTATCATCACCCTTTATCAGAAACTTGCTAAACAAGCGAGCCATTACCACAGCCAGTACAATACCAATCACATAAATACTTAACAACACCAAACTTGCATTGTTCGGGAAAAAAGCACCCACCAATAATAAATAAATCGGCAGACGCGCACTACAAGACATCAATGGATTCACCAACATAGTAATAAGACGACTCTTCCGGTTCTCAATAGTACGGGAAGCTATAATCGCAGGCACATTACATCCGAATCCCATAATCAGAGGAATAAACGACTTTCCGTGCAGCCCCATTTTATGCATGATCTTATCCATGATAAAAGCCGCACGAGCCATATAACCGGAATCTTCCATGATAGAAATACAGAAATACAGAATCAGGATATTCGGTAAGAAAACAATGACAGCTCCTACCCCACCGATAATTCCATCAATCAGCAGATCTTTAAATGGACCTTCCGACATATTATTGCGCAGCAATTCACCAATCTGTTCTACCACCCATTCAATCCCCATCATCGGATATTCGCCAATAACAAATGTACCTTCAAACATCAGATACATAAAAAGAAAGAAAATAGGAAATCCCCAGACACGATGAGTTACAATCGAATCCAGCACTTTTGTTGTCTGCGCCTGTTCCAGATGATTATCCGTGAACGTTTCTTTCAACGCGCCACTGATAAATCCATATTTAGCATCAGTAATAGCCGATTCACAATCCTCATTCATTGTCTCCTGAACACGCTTCGACATCTTGTCGCGGACATGGAAAATTTCATCCGCATTCGGCAGTGTGCGTACAATACGCTCAATGTCAGGATCATTCTCCAACAACTTAATGGAAAGGAAACGGGTGGAATATTTATGCCGGATAAACTCGTTCTTGGAGACTTCACTTTTTACAGCCTCAATCGCTTTTTCTATATCAGGACCGTGATTTATATGAATATGCCGGAAGACACGCCCCGTCTTTTTATGTTCACGCACATAATCTTCCAAATGCTCTTCCTCATGGTTCTTACGATCTTCCAAAGAGTCATGCCATTCAGTCAAATCTTTGAGAACTTCCGGATTCATGTTTCCCTGTTTATCGAAGAAGTCTACTCCTTCATACAGATTGATAACCACATGAAACAACGTATCCAATCCACGATTTTTCTTACTGACAGTAGGCAACATCGGTACCCCGAACAACTTGCTCAACAGATGATAATCCAATGTATTTCCACTGGCTTCCAACTCATCATAAATATTCAGAGCCACTACCATGCGGACATTCATATCGATCAATTGAGTAGTCAGATATAAGTTTCGCTCCAGATTAGAAGAATCAACGACATTAATAATCACATCAGGAGTTTCATCAATAATATGACGGCGAACATAGATTTCTTCCGGTGTATAAGCAGATAAAGAATAAGTTCCCGGCAGATCGACAATACGGAAATGATAACCTTCGAAGTCAAAATAACCTTCTTTGGCATCCACGGTCACACCGCTGTAATTTCCTACATGCTCATGAGCACCGGACGCAAGATTAAACAACGAAGTCTTACCACTGTTCGGATTTCCGACCAAGGCAACATTGATGGTACGACGTTTACCTAACGCCAACCGTTTCATATCTTCTTCTTTCACAGAAAGGTCTTCGGGCAATCCTTCATGATAAACAGTCTTTTCAGCCAGTTCCTTTGCCTCCTCCTCGCTGATTACTTCGATCATTTCAGCTTCCTGACGACGAAGAGATATTTCATAACCTAAGACTTTATATTTTATGGGATCTTTTAGCGGAGCGTTCAACAGCACTTCAACCGTTTTACCTTTAATGAAGCCCATCTCCACAATACGTTTACGAAAACCACCGTGCCCCAATACCTTTACAATAACACCTTTTTCTCCTGTTTTTAATTCGGACAAACGCATAATTCTCAAAATTTTCGGCAAAGATAATTCATAACTTCGGAGCACGCAAATTATTTAGAATGTTTTTAAATAGCAGCCATTTTTCTCCTCCAAAAGATTTAGAAAAAAATAAAAATACTTATTGATAAACTCGTATCTTTGCAAGTATGATACAACAACGGGTTACAAAATATATAGAAAAGGAACATTTGTTCTCATTGGATGCCAAAGTCTTGATTGCATTGAGTGGTGGTGCCGACTCGGTGGCACTGTTATGTATTCTACACACAGCAGGTTATCATTGCGAAGCCGCACATTGTAATTTCCACCTGCGAGGCAAAGAATCAGACCGGGATGAACTGTTTGTACGTCAACTTTGCGAAAGAACCGGAATCCATTTGCATACAATTGATTTTAACACGACACAATACGCAAAGGAAAAACATATTTCGATTGAAATGGCTGCACGGGAATTACGCTATGACTGGTTCGAGAAAACGAGAAAAGAATGTCAGGCAGAGGTGATCGCCGTAGCACATCATCAGGATGACAGCGTAGAAACCATACTACTTAACCTGATTCGAGGAACAGGAATTACCGGTTTATTAGGAATCCGCCCACGCAACGGAGCAATCGTACGTCCTCTGCTTTGCGTCAATCGGGAAGATATCATCCATTATCTGGAGAGCATCGGGCAAGATTATGTAACAGACAGCACTAATCTGGAAGACGAATATACCCGTAATAAAATCCGGCTCAATCTCCTTCCACTTATGCAGGAAATCAATCCGTCAGTCAAAAACAATCTGATAGACACGAGCAACTATCTGAATGATATAGCTACAATATATAATAAATGTATAGAGGAAACCAAAAAGAATATTGTGACAACAGAAGGTATCCGAATCAGTGATTTAGTAAAGGAACCGGCACCCGAAGCTATTCTATTCGAAATTTTGCATCCTCTAGGCTTCAATTCTGCACAAATCAAAGATATAGCCCATTCACTTCACAGCCAACCGGGCAAACAATTTTGCAGTAAAAAATGGAGAGTGATAAAAGACAGAGAATTCTTATTAACAGAAGCTATCGAATCTAAAAATGAGACTCTTCCTCCTTTTCAAATCATCAAAGAAGAAAAAGAATACACTCCTGATTTTCTAATTCCACGCGAAAAAGGAATAGCCTGTTTTGATGCCGACAAACTGAATGGAGATATTCATTACCGGAAATGGCAGACAGGAGACACTTTTATTCCTTTTGGAATGAAAGGAAAGAAAAAAATAAGCGATTATCTGACCGACCGCAAATTTTCTATCAGTCAAAAAGAACGCCAGTGGGTACTCTGCTGTGGAGAACACATTGCGTGGCTAATAGGCGAACGAACAGACAACCGCTTTCGTATTGATGAAACGACTAAGCGCGTCGTGATCTACAAAATAGTTTGAGGTAATTTCTGTTTCTTGAAGCAATCTGACAACAAAGCCGCAAAAGGAGTATCATACACCCGTGCTTTCTTAACACAGGTTTTTACACAGGCACAACACTTAATACATTTAACTTCATCCGTATGTAGTTCATCCCCTTTCGTTATAGCCCCTGCCGGACAATGAACTACACACAGCCCACAATGGGTACACAAATTTTCATCCTCCACCCAAGGTGTGCGGGGAAGCGGCGTTCCACTTTTACGCAACTTGATAACTTTCCTCAAAAAACGGAACAAAGGAAAGAATGGCTGACTCGGACGTTTGATAGCACGTACATCTACCGGATAAAGGGTATCCATACTATCGGCAGTCTGTATTTTTTCCATGATTTTCTTCCCAAATTCCGCAGCAAAGGCTAAATCCGACTCATCAGGACGTCCCATCGCAATCGGATGTTTATCAGTACTATATGAATGTTCTCCAATAAAAGTTGCCCCAGCAATCACTTTCAATCCATGAGGAATAGCAAAAGCATCCAATTCCATTAAAGCTTTTTCATAAGCACGGTTTCCATACACCACCACCAAAACGGTCGGAGTATCCACTCCCCGAATGTACTGCAAACGCTCCATTGCCAGAGGAGCGACATGACCTCCATACACAGGCACTACAATAACGGCCAAAGCAGATGCAGGAATTACAATTTCATCTGCAATCTGCTGCGTCACATTAATAGGAAAGATATTTTTTATGCCCGTGCCGTGAACAATCGCTTCCGCAACTTGTTTAGATGTGTGTGTAGGCGAAAAATAAATTAAATGAGCTTCATTTACTGTCATACTATTTTCTTTTATGTAGCAAAGATACACTTTTACGTGGAAAAAAATGGTTGATTGTTCATGAAACCAAAAAAAATTATTATCTTTGCCCCGTTGAAACATTCTACGATTCAACATATACATCCCTAATTCAGAATAAAAAACAAAACGTATGCTTGCATATCTGTAGCCATGAGCTGTAGTAATGCTGTCCATAATTCAGCAAAAAAGAAATATTAATAACTTACCATACTATATGTATAACATTATCCAATTAAACGACAAAAATCTGTCGGAACTTCAAGTTATTGCCAAAGAGTTAGGCATAAAAAAAGCAGACTCATACAAAAAAGAAGACCTTGTTTATAAGATACTCGATGAACAGGCTATTGTAGGAGCTACTAAGAAAGTTGCCGCAGATAAACTCAAAGAAGAACGCAAAAATGAAGAACAAAAGAAAAAGCGTTCACGGGTAGCTCCTACCAAAAAAGAAGACAAGGTAGTTTCCGCAACAAAGAGTGGAGAGGTTAGTAAAACAAAAGAAGCCACTCCTGCAAAAGCACAACAACCTTCCAAGAAAGAAGAAAGTACAAACAAAGAAAAAGAAGCTCCTGTTGTAGAAGTTAAAGCAGAAAACACAGCAGCTCCCAAGCGTAAAGTAGGCCGTCCACGTAAAGGCGCTGACACAGAAGAGAAGAAAGAAGTAGAAAATGCAAAACCAACTGTTCCCAAAGTAGTGGAAACTAAGCTTGTTGTTGCAGAGAAAACTACTGAAACGAAAGAAAAAGCTGCTCCAGTACAACAGCCGACTGCTGAAAAGAAAACAAAAAGCAAACCGGCTACAGAAACAAATAAACCAGCCGCAGAGCCAAACAAACCTGCTGTAGAGAAAAAGGTTATAGATAAACCACAAAAGAAAGCCGCACCCGTTATCGACGAGGAAAGCAATATCTTATCCAGCGTTGACGATGATGATTTTATTCCAATCGAAGATCTGCCTTCTGAAAAAATAGAGCTTCCTACCGAACTCTTCGGCAAATTCGAAGCAACTAAAACAGAACCTGTACAAACAGCGTCTGAACAACCGTCTCATCCTCAACAACAACCATCTCAACAACAGCAGCAACGCCCGCGTATTGTCCGTCCACGCGACAATAACAACGGTAATAACAACGCTAACAATAATAGTAATAACGCTAATAATAATTTCCAGCGTAACAATAATCAGAATCAGGTTCAGAATCCAAATCAAAATCAAAACCCGAATCAGAACCAACAGCGCTTACCGATGCCACGCGCCACTCAACAGAGTAATGCGAGCGAAAATCTTCCGGCACAGCTGCAGGAGCGCAAAGTTATTGAGCGCGAAAAGCCTTACGAATTCGACGATATTCTCAACGGAGTAGGTGTTTTGGAAATTATGCAGGATGGATACGGATTCCTCCGTTCTTCCGATTATAACTACCTTTCTTCTCCGGACGATATTTATGTATCACAGTCTCAAATCAAACTCTTTGGTTTGAAAACCGGTGATGTAGTGGAAGGCGTTATCCGTCCACCCAAAGAAGGAGAAAAATATTTCCCGTTGGTAAAAGTGTCGAAAATCAACGGACGTGACGCAGCTTTCGTTCGCGACCGTGTTCCTTTCGAACATCTGACACCTCTCTTCCCGGATGAAAAGTTCAAACTTTGCAAAGGCGGTTATTCAGACTCTATGTCTGCACGCGTTGTTGATCTTTTCGCTCCTATCGGTAAAGGACAGCGTGCTTTGATCGTCGCCCAGCCAAAGACAGGTAAGACTATCTTAATGAAAGATATCGCTAATGCTATCGCAGCCAATCACCCGGAAGTTTACATGATTATGCTGCTGATTGACGAACGTCCGGAAGAAGTAACCGATATGGCACGTAGCGTTAATGCAGAAGTTATCGCTTCTACTTTCGACGAACCGGCAGAACGTCACGTGAAAATTGCAGGTATTGTATTGGAAAAGGCAAAACGTTTGGTAGAATGTGGTCACGATGTAGTGATCTTCCTTGATTCTATCACCCGTCTGGCTCGTGCATACAATACAGTATCTCCTGCATCCGGCAAAGTTCTTTCCGGTGGTGTTGATGCAAATGCACTTCATAAACCTAAACGTTTCTTCGGTGCTGCCCGTAATATTGAAAACGGCGGCTCGTTGACCATCATCGCTACCGCATTGATCGACACCGGTTCTAAAATGGACGAAGTTATCTTCGAAGAATTTAAGGGTACCGGTAACATGGAGTTACAGCTCGACCGCAACCTGTCCAACAAACGTATCTTCCCGGCAGTCAACATTACTGCATCCAGCACTCGTCGCGACGACCTGTTGCTTGATAAGACAACTCTTGACCGCATGTGGATATTACGTAAATATCTTGCCGACATGAATCCGATCGAAGCAATGGACTTCGTTAAAGACCGTTTGGAAAAGACCAGAGATAACGATGAATTCCTGATGAGCATGAACAGCTAATTAGCAATAAATTATAAATGATGAACGGTGAGCAAACTACAATTATTATGACGCAGTTTGTTCACCGTTCTCTTTTTTAGCCGCCCGGTTAATCAATGACCACTTACCGTTTATCCTTTACAATCCAACATTCATCAGCAATAGTTTCCCCTAATAGCCCATCACATATTACATTTTTGTACAAAATACTTTCATTTGCGTCCAAAACCACTACTTCCCCCTTTTTTGCGTTTCCTTTTTTCCTACTTTTGTTTCAAAATCAAATATTACTTAATTCTAGCCAGTAATGAAAACTATTTATCCATTCATGGGATTAGCCCTGTGCGGCGTAGCAGCCCAGGCTCAAGAAAAACCCAATTTTCTGATTATCCAGTGCGACCATCTGACACAACGCGTCGTGGGAGCTTACGGGCAAACACAAGGCTGCACCCTCCCTATTGACGAAGTCGCTTCACGAGGAGTTATCTTCTCCAATGCTTATGTAGGCTGCCCTCTCAGCCAACCTTCACGCGCAGCTTTATGGAGCGGCATGATGCCTCATCAAACGAATGTGCGTTCGAACTCCAGCGAACCTATCAACCCACGTATCCCCGAAAATGTACCGACATTAGGAAGCCTTTTCTCTGAAAACGGTTACGAAGCCGTACACTTCGGAAAAACACACGACATGGGATCCCTAAGAGGATTCAAGCACAAAGAACCAGTAGCCAAACCATTCACTGATCCGGAGTTCCCGGTTAATAACGACAGCTTCCTGGACGTAGGAACATGCGAAGACGCTGTTGCTTATTTAAGCAATCCTCCCAAAGAACCATTCATCTGCATTGCCGATTTTCAGAACCCTCACAACATTTGCGGATTCGTAGGAGCAAATGAAGGAGTACATACCGACCGTCCCATCAGCGGAACTCTTCCTGAACTACCAGCCAATTTTGACGTGGAAGACTGGAACAATATCCCCAAACCGGTGCAATACATCTGTTGCAGCCATCGGCGTATGACTCAGGCATCTCATTGGAATGAAGAGAATTACCGTCATTACATTGCCGCTTTCCAACACTATACCAAAATGGTTTCCAAACAAGTAGACAGCGTATTAAAAGCTCTTTACTCCACTCCTGCCGGAAAAAATACCATCGTTGTTATCATGGCCGATCATGGCGACGGAATGGCTTCACACCGCATGGTGACCAAGCATATCAGTTTTTACGATGAAATGACAAACGTTCCGTTTATCTTTGCAGGCCCCGGCATCAAACAACAGAAAAAACCGGTAAACCAACTATTAACACAGCCCACGCTGGATCTTTTACCTACTCTTTGTGATTTGGCAGGAATTTCCGTTCCGGCCGAAAAAACGGGAATCAGTCTCGCGCCTATATTAAAAGGAGAGAAACAGAAAAAGACTCACCCTTATGTAGTTTCCGAATGGCACAGCGAATATGAATATGTCGTTACTCCCGGACGTATGGTACGCGGACCGAGATACAAGTACACGCACTATTTGGAAGGCAATGGAGAAGAACTATATGATATGAAAAAAGATCCGGGAGAACGCAAGAATCTCGCCAAAGATCCGAAATACAGTAAAGTTCTAGCAGAACACCGTGCCATGCTTGATGATTACATCGCCCGCACAAAAGATGACTACCGAAGCTTGAAAGTAGATGCTGATCCACGATGCAGAAACCATACTCCCGGTTACCCCAACCACGAAGGTCCTGGAGCCCGGGAAATACTCAAAAGAAAATAAATAATAAAAAAGAGTGAAGATTTCTTTGTAATCTTCACTCTTTTTAGTTCTTTTGCAGGTAAACTTACAAGCAAGCAATTCTTATATCAAGTGAAAGAACACAGTCATCATATAATTGCAGTGGTCGTAACCGTATTTATATCGGTCACCTTATATGCAACACACACAAGTACAGACCATCTTTCTTTATTACAACCATTGCTTGAATACAATCATCCATTCAGCCCGGAAACGCCTACAGACAGTATCATTGTTTGGGAAAAACTTTTAGAACCGGAATTACAAAGACAACAGCAATACCCACTTCTGTTCCAGATAAATCTGCTGACAGTCCAGGCTTTGATAGCAGAAGGGAATATCAGTCTGGCTATCAACCAAGCCAACCAGATGTATCAAAAAGCCAGAGAAATGGATTATCCTTTGGGAACAGCACTCGCATTACACGCCATCGGAAACACTTACTTAAGTTCATCCACACCACAAGCTGCCATCAAATCGTATAAGGAAGCATTAGAAATTGTTCAGAAAATCCCTCATGCCAACCCATACGCCAAAGCGATCTTGGTCCAGCTCATTCTGTCTAAGCTTAAATATCATCAAATGACAGATATAGAGAACAATATACGGGAACTCGAATCAATTACCAACAAGGATGGAAATCCCCAGGATGATTTTCATCTTGTTTATAGTCAGGCATTCTACTGTATCCAGACACACCATCTTCCTGAAGCATTAAACCATATACAGCAGGCCGAGCAAATTAACCGGCAACACCCATATCCATATTTTCATTTAATGATTCAATACCTGTATTCGTGCTACTACACTGAATCCAAAGAGTACACTCAAGCATTAGCCATACTTGATGAAATTCTATCGCATACGAAATCAGCCGACTCATATAAATCCTTGGAAATACAAAAAGAGCGTGCACATATACTTACACTGATGGGTAAAAATGAGGAAGCGTGCGAAACTTATGAAAGGTTTAATACGCGCAAAGATTCTTTGGACGCAATGAATTATATTCGCCAAATCAATGAATTGCACACCCTTTACCAAATAGATAAAAACGAACTGGATAACCTAAACAGGCAAAAAACAATCCTCTATTGGAGCTGGTTTACAATCCTGTTTATAGTCATGATGATTGTATTTTTCATCCTTTTGGTTAAACGGAGCAATAAGAAGCTGCGTCAATCTCAGGAAGAACTGGAAAAAGCCAAGAAACAAGAAGAAAATTCCATCCGGGCAAAGAGCCTTTTCCTTTCCAACATGAGCCATGAAATCCGTACGCCGCTCAATGCGTTGGCAGGCTTCTCTTCCATTCTGACAGAAGAATCGATCGACAACGAGACACGAAAACAATGCAGTGACATTATTCAGCAAAATTCAGAGCTCTTACTCAAACTGATTAATGACGTAATCGACTTGTCCAGTCTCGAAGTTGGCAAGATGAAATTTAAATATGAGCGATGTGACGCAGTGGCAATATGCAGGAATGTTATCGACATGGTTGAAAAAATAAAGCAAACGAATGCCAATGTCCGTTTTTCATCTTCTCTCCATTCATTGGAATTAATAACAGACAATGCAAGGTTGCAACAATTATTAATCAACCTTCTCATCAACGCGACCAAATTTACTCCGCAAGGTTCTATCACCATGGAATTGGAAAAACAGACAGAAGATATAGCACTGTTTTCCGTGACCGACACCGGTTGCGGAATCTCTTCGGAGAATCAGGATAAAATATTCAATCGTTTTGAGAAATTGAACGAAAATGCTCAAGGAACAGGACTTGGTTTGTCTATCTGCCAACTCATTATCGAGCAGTTGGG
The Bacteroides luhongzhouii DNA segment above includes these coding regions:
- a CDS encoding sulfatase family protein, with product MKTIYPFMGLALCGVAAQAQEKPNFLIIQCDHLTQRVVGAYGQTQGCTLPIDEVASRGVIFSNAYVGCPLSQPSRAALWSGMMPHQTNVRSNSSEPINPRIPENVPTLGSLFSENGYEAVHFGKTHDMGSLRGFKHKEPVAKPFTDPEFPVNNDSFLDVGTCEDAVAYLSNPPKEPFICIADFQNPHNICGFVGANEGVHTDRPISGTLPELPANFDVEDWNNIPKPVQYICCSHRRMTQASHWNEENYRHYIAAFQHYTKMVSKQVDSVLKALYSTPAGKNTIVVIMADHGDGMASHRMVTKHISFYDEMTNVPFIFAGPGIKQQKKPVNQLLTQPTLDLLPTLCDLAGISVPAEKTGISLAPILKGEKQKKTHPYVVSEWHSEYEYVVTPGRMVRGPRYKYTHYLEGNGEELYDMKKDPGERKNLAKDPKYSKVLAEHRAMLDDYIARTKDDYRSLKVDADPRCRNHTPGYPNHEGPGAREILKRK
- a CDS encoding sensor histidine kinase, whose amino-acid sequence is MKEHSHHIIAVVVTVFISVTLYATHTSTDHLSLLQPLLEYNHPFSPETPTDSIIVWEKLLEPELQRQQQYPLLFQINLLTVQALIAEGNISLAINQANQMYQKAREMDYPLGTALALHAIGNTYLSSSTPQAAIKSYKEALEIVQKIPHANPYAKAILVQLILSKLKYHQMTDIENNIRELESITNKDGNPQDDFHLVYSQAFYCIQTHHLPEALNHIQQAEQINRQHPYPYFHLMIQYLYSCYYTESKEYTQALAILDEILSHTKSADSYKSLEIQKERAHILTLMGKNEEACETYERFNTRKDSLDAMNYIRQINELHTLYQIDKNELDNLNRQKTILYWSWFTILFIVMMIVFFILLVKRSNKKLRQSQEELEKAKKQEENSIRAKSLFLSNMSHEIRTPLNALAGFSSILTEESIDNETRKQCSDIIQQNSELLLKLINDVIDLSSLEVGKMKFKYERCDAVAICRNVIDMVEKIKQTNANVRFSSSLHSLELITDNARLQQLLINLLINATKFTPQGSITMELEKQTEDIALFSVTDTGCGISSENQDKIFNRFEKLNENAQGTGLGLSICQLIIEQLGGKIWIDSNYKKGARFLFIHPICHEQPRKEEAE